The Candidatus Nitronereus thalassa genome includes the window CTTGGCTTGATTCAAGGCCTCTTGCATATCTTTAAACGAGAGCTTGGCCAGGACATAATACATATCTTTTTCTTCATCTTTATACCGTTCAATTTGTCTCACACCATTCAAAGTCACAGCCGTAAACGTCTTGATCGCCCGTTGGACATCTTGTTCTGCAGACATGCCTGGAGATTCCGTAGCCGCCGTGGTGGCGACATAATCTCTCATCAGGTACGCGGTATAGGTCTCAAAACTTTTGGCCACCTCGGCACGAGCGCGATTTTCGGCTATCTCCCAAGCGACAGATTCCATGGGAACTTTTTCAACCGTTCCCACTCCATAGATTGACTTACTGTCATCTTTATTCAGCACTCCTGAGCCCTCTTTCACCCAGTCCGGAGCCCCTCCGCATCCGCTAAGCAACAAGGCCACGACCAGACATACCCCGCCTGCGAAATAGTTCCATTGTGTGCGTACTGGGACTTTCATAGATGCCTCCTCAGATCTTCAAAGGTCAGGTGGGGAAAACTGAGTCAACCTTAATCTTCACAAACCAACATTAGAGAAAACCTCAAAAAAATGCTAACATGCACCCCCTACCCTGTCAAGAAAACTTCGAAGAAAAACCTCGTCATTACAGGGGATTACGAGGATACATCTCAGACGCGCCAAGATCGCGACAAAGAACATGGAGGACATACCGTGGCTGAAGTTAAAATGGAAGACGGGATCATCAAGATTATTGAATTAGACATACAGGATCCCAAGGTGGCCAAAGTGCTGGCGGAATACCCGGAAAATCGATGGTGCGAAATCACCCGACGCGCCTTGAAAATTGGGCTGGGTTACTTAAAAGGAGGCGCTCAAGATTAATTTCCACATGCGGGGCCAGCTTCAAGACAGTATGTGGATCCATTCCTCATATGAGCGTCAGGCAGTAAAATTGTTTATTGGTCGGCTCTATACCGAGTGAAAGCCACTCTTGATCTTATTCATTTGTCGGTACCCATTAAAGGCTCCCCTTAAATATGACGAAATGACTGAAGGGTTGATTTTTCAGTCCCTTAGAAGGCCTTCAATGGTTAGGAAATTTTAGAACTTATGAACTCAACATGCAAAATTGACCACATGCTCACTCAACATGACCGAGAGTGCATCGCAAAGAGAGGAACCTCCGTCGAAACCATTGAACACCAGCTCACCACTTTTCAACGCGGAATTCCTTTTACTCACATTACGAAACCCTGTACGATTCAAGATGGCATAACACAATTCACCAAAAGCGACCTTCCGGATCTCGAAGCGACTTTCGGGCAAGCCATGACCACGGGGCGGGTCACTAAATTTGTCCCAGCCTCTGGCGCAGCCTCCCGCATGTTTAAAACTCTGTTGGCTATCTGTGCGGATTCTACAATCGCTGCCCCCTTTTCCGTGACTCCGTCAGAACAATCTGATCTAGAAACCTTTTTACAACGACTCTCGGACTTTGCCTTCATCAATGACTTAACGAGCACTCTCTCCAAACAAGGACACCAACTAGAGAACCTCCGTGACCAGGGGCAACATCAACCTATCTTGGAAGCGCTACTCCATCCAACTGGGCTGAATTACGCCAAACGACCTAAAGGCCTTCTGGCATTTCATAGGTATCCAGACCACATACGCACCCCCATTGAAGAGCATTTAATTGAAGCCACCGTGTATGCCAAAGACGCCAACAACCAAGCTCAAGTGCACTTTACGATTTCCCCCGAACATCAGGAGGCCGTACAAGAACATATTGAAGTTGCCCGTCAACGATTCAAGAAAGCTGACCACGATTGGATCGTCACATGCTCACTCCAAAAAGCCTCTAGCGATACCATTGCCGTAGACTTGAATAACCAACCGTTCCGAGACCGCCACGGCAATCTACTTTTTCGTCCGGGGGGCCATGGTGCGCTTCTTACAAACGTGAATGAACTCGAGGGAGATATTGTCTTCATCAAAAATATCGACAATGTGGTCCCGGATCACCTGAAAGAAGAAACCTATACATATAAACGAGCCATAGGCGGCTATCTCATTTCGATTCAAGGGACCCTCTTTGAATACCTTCGACAGCTCGACAAGGAAAGCGCGACCACACAACAACTGGACGATATGTTGGAATGGGCTCAGTCAACATTGCATTGTTCACATCCAACACCGTGGAAAGAGTGGGATCGTTTACAACGCACCCATCATCTCCGTAGGTTCTTCCACCGACCAATCCGCGTCTGCGGCATGGTGAAAAATACGGGTGACCCTGGAGGAGGACCATTTTGGGTACAACACCAAGACGGCACCACTTCACTGCAAATTGTAGAATCTTCTCAGGTGGATCCTCGTTCCACGGAACAACAACGCATCTTTGCTTCCTCCACACACTTCAATCCTGTCGATATGGTATGCGGGGCCCGCGACTACCAAGGCAAGCCATTCGACCTCACACAATACATCGACCCCAACGCCGGATTCATCTCACAAAAATCATACGAGGGACGTGAGCTGAAAGCACTTGAACTCCCTGGGCTTTGGAATGGTGGCATGGCTAAGTGGCATACGATTTTCGTAGAAGTTCCACGTCACACTTTTAACCCTGTGAAAACCGTCTTCGATCTCCTCTTACCCGCACATCAACCAGAATAATTTGAAATTACATTTTTTCTTGCAGCAAGGCGTCAAGGACCGCATAATAAAAATCATACACCAACATATCCCAAGTTTGATGATTTCAATCCACCCACATCACGACTTTTTATTTTCGAGGGGAACCACTCATGGCAGAACAAATTGAAACATTATTAAAGACTTCCACCGTGTACCGCCCCACCGAAAAAACTCTGAGTGAGGCGTATATCAAGGATTATGAAACCGCATATAAAGAGTCGATTGCCGACCCTGAAAAATTTTGGGATGGCATCGCCAAGGAATTGGAATGGTTTTCCCCTTGGAATCAAGTATTGGAATGGAAATACCCATGGGCCAAATGGTTTCTCGGCGGAAAGTGCAACATCTCCTACAATTGCCTGGATCGGCACGTCAACAGTTGGCGCAAGAACAAGGTTGCGGTCATCTGGGTCGGAGAAAAAGGCGAGGAACGGATTTTCACCTATGCCGAACTCTCTCGACAGGTAAATCGTTGTGCAAATGCCCTAAAATCCATCGGGCTCAAAAAAGGCGATGTGGTCACCATTTATCTCCCAAAAATTCCCGAGCAAATTATCGCGATGTTAGCCTGCGCTCGAATCGGCGTCATTCACTCCGTTATTTACTCAGGGTTTAGTGCCCCGGCTTTAGAATCGCGCATCAAGGATGCCAACGCCAAAATGATCATTACCGCTGACTGTGGTTACGATCGCGGGAAAAGTATCGATCTCAAAAAAGTTGTCGACGAGGCAGTATCAAAAAGTCCAAGCATTGAAAAAATGGTCGTCGTGCGGCGAGAAAAACCTGGCAATACTCTCAAAGAGAATGAAATCGATTGGGAAGAATGGATGGAGGGACAATCCACCAACTGCGAAGCCGAACAATTGGACTCCGAAACACCGCTGTATTTCCTGTACACCTCCGGAACCACCGGCAAACCTAAGGGCGTGGTGCATGTACACGGTGGTTATATGGTCGGCACCTACATTACTACGAAATATATTTTCGATCTCAAGGATGAAGATGTGTACTTCTGCGTAGCCGATCCAGGTTGGGTTACCGGACACAGTTATATCGTTTACGGTCCGTTGCTCAATGGCGCCACCGTGTTGACCGCCGAAGGCAAACCCGACTACCCCAATCCAGGACGCTGGTGGGACCTCATTTCAAAATATGGCGTATCGATTTTTTATACAACCCCTACGGCCATTCGTTTACTCATGAAGTATGGCGAAGATTGGCCTGGAAAATACGATCTCTCCTCCTTACGTGTGCTCGGCTCAGTGGGAGAACCCATTAACCCCGAAGCATGGGAATGGTTTCATCGCGTAACAGGTGGAGACAAACCTATCATGGATACCTGGTGGCAAACAGAGACCGGATCAATTCTCGTGAGCCCACTACCCTGCGTGCCGCTCAAACCTGGGTCTGCTACCCGACCCTTCTTAGGCATTGAAGCGGATGTGGTGGATAAAGAAGGCAACAGCATCGGCACCGGTGGGGGATTCGCCGTCATCAAAAAACCTTGGCCCTCGATGATGCGCACGATTCACAAAGACCCGGATCGTTACCTTGGATACTGGAATAACATCCCTAACTGCTATACCGCAGGCGACGTGTGTCACAAAGATGAAGACGGCTATTTCTGGTTCATGGGCCGGGCGGATGATGTAGTCAAAGTCGCGGGCAATCGAATCGGCACCGCAGAAGTGGAAAGTGCGTTAGTGAGTCATGATGCAGTCGTTGAAGCCGCCGTTATCGGCAAACCACATAAAACCGCCGGGGAGATGATCAAAGCCTTTGTGATATTAAAGCAGGGACAAACCGAAAGTTCAGAACTGATTAAGAACCTGAAGGCGCATGTCCAAACCGAACTCGGAAAAATTGCCGTTCCACGAGAAATCGATATCGTCACCTCGCTGCCAAAAACCCGGTCAGGAAAAATCATGCGCCGCGTCCTAAAAGCGAAAGAACTCGGCCAAGACCCCGGTGACATTTCGACATTAGAAGAATAGAACATCAAAAAAAATGGCGAGCGGCATTTCTAAAAGCCACTCGCCATTTTTTCTTCGAACCCTCTACCTATCAGCCATCGACACCCGAAAGAAAGCAAAAACTTTCAGTCCATAACTCAAGACTCTTTAGCCAATCAACCTCCCTGTTTAGTTTGCCCTTTTAGGCCTAATTGGGCCAAAGTCTTCCCGGCGCATTCAGGACAATAACTATGTGTAAACTGGGTGTTGGAATGCTGCCCGATATACACTTCCAGCTGTTGCCAGAGGCCTTGCTGATCGCGAATCTTCTTGCACTGGGCACAAATGGGAAGGAAGGACTCAAGAACTTTGATTTCCGAGAGCGATTTGCGCAAAGCCTCTGTGACCTCCCGCTCCCGATCGAGTAAGTCTCTCACCTTTGCGAGGGCCCACCCAATGGCCAGGAACGACACGAGGCGAATCAGAGAGTTCCAAACGAAGATACCCCATGACGAGTAGGCATGCCCATCATGAAAATCCGCAACAAACCAAACTACGGCGCTGAATAACGCAAGACCAACGGCTCCCAAAAGGCCGAAGAACCACGCACCAACCGACACGGGTAAAAAGTACAACGCAAAAAAGGCTAACTCATAACCCGTAAGCCAATCGAGAATTCCCACAACCACTACGGAAATGATAGACACTACCCCCCACACCCACAATGGCAACTTATTTTTCATGATGTGTTTCCCTTGGGAAAATGAAATAGATGCCGAACAATGGCCAAATGCCACGGGCTAACAATATTGAGATGGATACGTTCGTCGTTGGAATTTTACCACGCTTGGAGGGGAGGATGCTGTCGGAAGGTAGCTGCTTTTTCTGGCAACACACCACCATCAACGGTCGGTAATTCGTGCAGATGTTCCTACGCCATTGATGATGCAGTCAGTTAATAGAAGTCTATTAGTTCCTCATTCGTATTTAGGGAATGGCATACTACTCACTCAACACATAAAACCGAGTAGATAGCGTTTTACCGTCCGGAAAGCGATCAAAGCTCCCCATGGCATCGCCCAATTTGGACAGGCGTGCGTCGGGTTGTGGATGCGTCTTGAACAAGAGGGAAACACTACTATCCTTGGCACTCACATGCCCAATTTCTTGTAACACGACAGGCAATCCGTAGGAGTCATACCCGGCTCGTGTTGCTAACACAACACCGATTCGGTCAGCCTCGTATTCGGCATCCTTATCCAAGCCCCGCGCCATGATTTCCGCACCGTTTCCGATTAAATGTTGAATGGCTTCATCCCCGGTCTTGTTCCCGACACGGCCAAGCTTGCTGGATAACAGACGACTTCCTAGATCAAGGGCTTTGCTTTTCTTGAGCACGGTCAAATGGTGCTGTTTAATCACGTGGCCAATTTCATGTCCAAGCACGCCTGCCAATTCGGCTTCGTTGTTCAATTTCCTGTAGAGCCCTTTGGTAAGAAAAATGAATCCACCGGGCGCCGCAAACGCATTAATGTCCTCACTCTCCAACACCCCGAACGACCACGGCAAATCGTTCCGTCCACTCTGAAGCGCCACCCACATGCCTACTTTATTGACGTACCGCTGGAGAGATTCATCAGGCACGAGTGGGGCAGCGCCAAGAAGCCTCCCGGCGATTTCCTGTCCGATGGCAATTTCCTCTTCTACAGATGTCCCCTTGAGCAACCCTGCCACATCAGTAAGCGATGGTGGATTTTTCGCTTTCTGATCCTGAGAGGATGGAGGCGACTTTTCCTTTTTGAGAATTGTGGATAGATCTTCCTTTTTGTCGAGTTTCTTGAGCACCTCGCCAAAGTCGAAGGCGTAGGAAAAATTTACTGTGATGGCCATGATGAGAAGTCCGATACCTATGGCAATTGATCGCATTGCATATCCCTTTCTACTATTACTTTCCAGCAGAATTTTCGAGAAGTTCCACCCGCAGTGATTGCAGCCCACCTTCTTTGGCAAACGATTGGGACTCCTGAACCGATGTGGCATACGTTTTGAGTTTGGAGAATTCTTGGGCATTATACGTGGCGCCCTTCAACTCTTCTTCGCTTAAGCCACGGACACCGGTGGCAGCCACCACATTGCCTTTCCCAGATCGGCCAGTGGCCAATCCCAAGACGCCAGAGGCTTCAGTGACGGCCGAAGTTTTTCCAGCGGATGCGCCACGACGGACAAACAGCATTCGCACCCACCCCGTTTTCCCCTTGGCGGTGACCTGCAACCATCCACCCTTTCTCCTTCCGATGTCGACCGAATCCCCAGCCTTCAAGGATGCAATCTCTCGAGCATCGGCAAACGGTTCATTCAGCACCTTACAGCTTCTCACAGCCACACCACTTTCAGCCGCCAAAGCGGAAATGGAATACCCTACACACATGAACAATAGGAACCCTAACAGCCACCTCATCGTTCGATACCTCCTTACCACTCTAATCAACTTACTTCGCCTTTCGCAGCAACCACACGAGGTAGACTCCCGTTTCATTCAGGAGACCTGCCGCGTTTCCTGTTCTCTCAAATCGAGCATGCTCTTCATCACCAGGTGTTGCCATGCTTGAATCCGTCCCTTTTCCTGGCCATAGGGCAAAGCCCCCTGACAAAAGCCAATGCGCCAAACACGATGCTCCTTTGCACAAAGTGCTTGGGCCTCTTCCTGAACCAACGCACGCGTGGTGTTCCCATCGGTCCTGGGCACCCATTGACCATTCTTCACGGCACTCTCCACATAGTATATCAAGAACATGTCATGATAGGCTCTGCCGATTCCCGCGGGCTTGCGGGGAAACGCCTCGACTGTGAATCCAGGCTTTCGATTATTCAGATCGCGCTTAAAAGCAGTGAGAAAGTGGGATTCTGAAGCTTCCGGTAAATCCTCGACATGGAGCACCATGATTTCAGCATGCTGCCATCCGTCAACACCTTCTTCGACATTGAGCCAGACATATTTCTCCATGAGTGTGGCTTCGGCATAGGCATACACCCGTGCAAGGGAAAAATAAATCAACCCGGTGGTGATAGGCGCCGTCAGATCCACATAAAACGTGGAAAAGTTCAGACTGGCAAAGGTGACCCCAATCAAACCAGCTTGCGAACTCGCAAAAATGCCATCAATCCACTTCCGGTTCACGCCCGTCATAAACGCAAAGGCCGTTCCCCAAATAAGACCCAGAGCCAATAAAGTAAACATCCAGGGATTTTTCACCTGCGTGATCCAATCCCCGTTTTTCAGATTATCGATGGCGGTCGCCAGGATTTCCACGCCAGGATGAATGCGTGCCATAGGTGTCGGTTTCGTATCAAACAGGGCTGAAGCCGTAGATCCAATGATGACAATCTTGCTGGTAAATTCGTTAGAAGGCCGCTGGCGGTCACGACGCAAGAAGTCCTGGAATACTTCGCTGAAACGAACGGATTGAAAGGCTCCAGGTTTCCCGCGCCAATTTAAAAAGACATCCTGTTTTTGGGGTAATGTCCATCCCTGCGTATCGCCAATCTTCGCCGGCAACGACGGAATGCGCCACCCATGGTGATTTCGGAAAATGGGATACTGCCGAACAATACCGTCCCGATCAGGATAGACATTGTTTGTACCGATTCTGCCGCTGGCCAAAATCCCCGAAAAGGAAGGCAAGACCACGGCCATACCTTTGTCTAACTGCGATTGACCTGGGATAGTGCCCATACCAGGTATCATCCCAGGAGTAACTTGGCTGGCATCATCATTCTGTGGAGCCAATCGCAGCATGGGGAAAAAAGTGTTGGGCCACATTCCCACCACCTCATTGAAATATGCATCTGAGTCCGGGTTGTAGATATCCGGATCGCTGAACAAAATATCAAACACCACAGCCTCAGGTTCTTGTTCCTGAAGGATTTCCAGAAATTCCGCGAACACCTGGCGTGGCCAAGGCCATCGCCCATAGTCCGTCGCCATGGCGGCCAGGCTTCCTTCGTCGATATCAATAATCACAATGTTCGAATCAGCCTGGTGAAAGAGCAGACGATTTTTCATGATGACATCGAAAGTTTTCAACTTCATCCCGCTGACCAATTGGGTAGACCCGGCATCCAGGATTACCAGCAGGCTACAGAACACGGCTAGATAAAGATAAAACCGCCCCTTGGACCTGGTCACATAGCGGTAGCCGATCTGAATGAGTTTTTCCACGGAAGAATGCTTCATGGATTATCAGCTTACCTTACTTCCAAAAGATCAGAAAGGGCTGAATCGTCTAACGCTAGAGGAAAGACTCAGGATAAACTCCGCAAGTTCCTAAGCCATTATATTCAGGGTTGAGCGGAGGGAGCCCATGGGGCTGCGCACGGAAACCCATGGTTTTAAGCACTTTTGCCGAAACAATCATGCCGGAGAACGCCTATCTAATAATACACGTTAACAGCATACGCCAAGGTTAAGCGTGCAAAACCAGGACGCGACTAATTTTCTATTTTACGATCTTGTGTGGATTTCTGTTTGGGCAGGATTTATCACTGCACCGATTGGGGATGGTTTTTGTGCCCTTCACCATGAGGGCGCCACATTTATTTCCATTTCGAACATATTGGCACTTCTTCCCTGTCGGACACGTTTCAACGTAGAAATTGCACCCTTTGGTTGTGCATCGATAAATTGGACCAAAACGTCCACGTGCTGGATCAAGTGTTCCTTTTCGACATTCAGTGCATTTCACCCCCGTCGGTTCCAAATCACGCAACCTACATTCTTTCGCCATTATTCACCTTTCCAACAGGAAATGCCCTGCCCCCCAGCAGGGGAGCTTCAACGTTCGTGAAAATTTACACATTGAAAAAAAGAAATTTTGAGTGTTTGTGGTCAGACGCCAGAGGAGGTTCTATCGAAGGTCCTCATCTTCAGCATTGGAGTCCACCTCCTGCAAAATACTTTTAGCCAACTCGACCACTTCGGGATCAGAGTCATGCAAGGCATTTTGCAAGATGGTTTTGGCGGCTTCTTCGTCGCGGGAGGCCAGCACCACAATGGCTTCCATACGCCGTTCGGGATTGGGATCGTCGGTCACCATTTTCGCAATTTGATCGATGGGAAGAGGGCCTTCGGTTTCCCCTAACAATTCCAAAGCCAATTCGCGCACCTCTGGGCTTTGATCGTTCAAAGCATCTGCAAGGGTCGATATGGCGATTTCTTCATTCTCGTTACTCAGTAATTCTAATGCCGTGGCCCTTGCCTCCGGATCCTTACCATGAAGAGCCTGATATCGAAGATCTTCCCCAGAAATTTCCGGCTGTTCTTCTAGTTCTTGCGGAGGCGTCTCTTGCTTTCGTTCTCGCCACTGCCCACTTTTTGGAGACTCACCCCGCGCCCACACATAGAGGTCGCGATCGGTCAGCACATAATTTGTATTGGCAAGCAGTTTAGCCAAACCTTCACGAAAAGGAACATCCTTCAGGGTCAAGGTCACAAGCATCTTTTCAAGATCCGGATCCACATGGCTGGTGAGCAATAAGATTTGTGTGACTCGCTCTACCACTTCCACCAAAAGCGCATCATGCACGTGCATGGTCAGGTGATCCTGTATCACTTCAATATTCATTTCAGATGCCGCGGCATACACCATGCCCTCCCGGCTGGTAATCCCCCAAACCACCGCCGTCACCAGCAGGCAAAGACTCATCGATTGTAATAGTTTCTTATTCATGGGAGGTTTCTCTTTGCCCAAACAAGGCTTGTTACGCAAGAACCATTGCAGAATCCACCTCTTCTCAGATAAGGCTGATTCTACCATTATCGATGCGCACCCGACATCCCCTCATTCTTCGGATACCTGACAAATGCTTATAACAACATTGCTTTTGGGTGTTTAAGCCAGAGCAATTTTTTTTGGAACACTACAAGCAACAACCAGGTCTAAGATTGTGCCTTCTTAGGTAATGAGCAAAAAAACCGACGAATAAAGATTTCCTATCAAAGGCAGGCTGAAGACTTTCGAATCAGGCGATAGGCAGAAGAGAGTTTATTTTTAGCGTTTCTTCACCATGGGCTCACAGGTCACCCAGGTGGCACAACTCCATTCATAGAATTGCACGATTAGCCAAAGGGTCAGAGGAATGGCGACGGCCACAAACATGGCAAAGAGTAAGGCGCGTACTGGAACAGAAAGTTTCATTTTAGATTAGGATATGAACAGTCTACCGAGGAAGGATGAAAGACAGGCATTCTCCACAATTAGAGCAGCCCCCGTTTTTCCAAATATTCCCGGTCAATGATCGTCGTTGGTTTTTGCGGGAGTTGTCCGGCATTTTGCATCAACCGCTCTACATACTTTCCAATTAAATCCGCTTCTAAATTTACAGATTCGCCAGGTTGTTTGATGCCAAGCGTCGTCACCTTGGCCGTATGAGGAATAATCGCCACAGACACTGACTTTTCCGTAACCTGGTTAATCGTCAGGCTCACGCCATCAATAGTGATTGATCCTTTTGGAATACAGTAGCGCAGAATATTGTCCGGGGCTTCAAACATCAGCAGCGTCGCATTACCCTCTGGTTGGCGTTCTCGCAGAATGCCAATCCCTTCAACATGCCCAGAAACCAGATGCCCGCCGATTCGGTCATTCAACTTCATGGCCCGTTCGAGATTGACGGGTGCCCCCGCTGTTAAACTTCCAATATTCGTCACGTTCAACGTCTCAGTCGAAACATCGACCACAAAATCTCGGTCGTTCACATCAGCTGCGGTTAAACACACCCCTGAGACACTCACACTTTCTCCAAGTTTCAGACCTTCTAATATCGTCTCAGCAAAAATGGCTAGCCGAGCCCCACTCAAGTTGCGGTCGAAAGATTTGACCACTCCCATTTCTTCAACAATCCCGCTAAACATCCCGATGTTCCTTTTTATTTTTATCCACAAAGACCATCTTCACGACCCAAAAAAACACCGCAATCAACACGACCACGCCACAAGCCGCGAGTACCCCAATTACCACATCACCGGAGGTCATTGCCTCTTCCATCTCGCCCAATCCTTTCTTTCCCCCAAAAGCCAGGTCATACTGGCTGCACTGCGGAAGACCGGTAGGTCATGAGCCAAAACCCCCAGGCAGCCACAAACTGAAGCC containing:
- a CDS encoding SH3 domain-containing protein, which translates into the protein MRWLLGFLLFMCVGYSISALAAESGVAVRSCKVLNEPFADAREIASLKAGDSVDIGRRKGGWLQVTAKGKTGWVRMLFVRRGASAGKTSAVTEASGVLGLATGRSGKGNVVAATGVRGLSEEELKGATYNAQEFSKLKTYATSVQESQSFAKEGGLQSLRVELLENSAGK
- the acs gene encoding acetate--CoA ligase is translated as MAEQIETLLKTSTVYRPTEKTLSEAYIKDYETAYKESIADPEKFWDGIAKELEWFSPWNQVLEWKYPWAKWFLGGKCNISYNCLDRHVNSWRKNKVAVIWVGEKGEERIFTYAELSRQVNRCANALKSIGLKKGDVVTIYLPKIPEQIIAMLACARIGVIHSVIYSGFSAPALESRIKDANAKMIITADCGYDRGKSIDLKKVVDEAVSKSPSIEKMVVVRREKPGNTLKENEIDWEEWMEGQSTNCEAEQLDSETPLYFLYTSGTTGKPKGVVHVHGGYMVGTYITTKYIFDLKDEDVYFCVADPGWVTGHSYIVYGPLLNGATVLTAEGKPDYPNPGRWWDLISKYGVSIFYTTPTAIRLLMKYGEDWPGKYDLSSLRVLGSVGEPINPEAWEWFHRVTGGDKPIMDTWWQTETGSILVSPLPCVPLKPGSATRPFLGIEADVVDKEGNSIGTGGGFAVIKKPWPSMMRTIHKDPDRYLGYWNNIPNCYTAGDVCHKDEDGYFWFMGRADDVVKVAGNRIGTAEVESALVSHDAVVEAAVIGKPHKTAGEMIKAFVILKQGQTESSELIKNLKAHVQTELGKIAVPREIDIVTSLPKTRSGKIMRRVLKAKELGQDPGDISTLEE
- a CDS encoding riboflavin synthase yields the protein MFSGIVEEMGVVKSFDRNLSGARLAIFAETILEGLKLGESVSVSGVCLTAADVNDRDFVVDVSTETLNVTNIGSLTAGAPVNLERAMKLNDRIGGHLVSGHVEGIGILRERQPEGNATLLMFEAPDNILRYCIPKGSITIDGVSLTINQVTEKSVSVAIIPHTAKVTTLGIKQPGESVNLEADLIGKYVERLMQNAGQLPQKPTTIIDREYLEKRGLL
- a CDS encoding M48 family metalloprotease, whose translation is MRSIAIGIGLLIMAITVNFSYAFDFGEVLKKLDKKEDLSTILKKEKSPPSSQDQKAKNPPSLTDVAGLLKGTSVEEEIAIGQEIAGRLLGAAPLVPDESLQRYVNKVGMWVALQSGRNDLPWSFGVLESEDINAFAAPGGFIFLTKGLYRKLNNEAELAGVLGHEIGHVIKQHHLTVLKKSKALDLGSRLLSSKLGRVGNKTGDEAIQHLIGNGAEIMARGLDKDAEYEADRIGVVLATRAGYDSYGLPVVLQEIGHVSAKDSSVSLLFKTHPQPDARLSKLGDAMGSFDRFPDGKTLSTRFYVLSE
- a CDS encoding CHASE2 domain-containing protein, whose translation is MKHSSVEKLIQIGYRYVTRSKGRFYLYLAVFCSLLVILDAGSTQLVSGMKLKTFDVIMKNRLLFHQADSNIVIIDIDEGSLAAMATDYGRWPWPRQVFAEFLEILQEQEPEAVVFDILFSDPDIYNPDSDAYFNEVVGMWPNTFFPMLRLAPQNDDASQVTPGMIPGMGTIPGQSQLDKGMAVVLPSFSGILASGRIGTNNVYPDRDGIVRQYPIFRNHHGWRIPSLPAKIGDTQGWTLPQKQDVFLNWRGKPGAFQSVRFSEVFQDFLRRDRQRPSNEFTSKIVIIGSTASALFDTKPTPMARIHPGVEILATAIDNLKNGDWITQVKNPWMFTLLALGLIWGTAFAFMTGVNRKWIDGIFASSQAGLIGVTFASLNFSTFYVDLTAPITTGLIYFSLARVYAYAEATLMEKYVWLNVEEGVDGWQHAEIMVLHVEDLPEASESHFLTAFKRDLNNRKPGFTVEAFPRKPAGIGRAYHDMFLIYYVESAVKNGQWVPRTDGNTTRALVQEEAQALCAKEHRVWRIGFCQGALPYGQEKGRIQAWQHLVMKSMLDLREQETRQVS
- a CDS encoding DUF4301 family protein; its protein translation is MNSTCKIDHMLTQHDRECIAKRGTSVETIEHQLTTFQRGIPFTHITKPCTIQDGITQFTKSDLPDLEATFGQAMTTGRVTKFVPASGAASRMFKTLLAICADSTIAAPFSVTPSEQSDLETFLQRLSDFAFINDLTSTLSKQGHQLENLRDQGQHQPILEALLHPTGLNYAKRPKGLLAFHRYPDHIRTPIEEHLIEATVYAKDANNQAQVHFTISPEHQEAVQEHIEVARQRFKKADHDWIVTCSLQKASSDTIAVDLNNQPFRDRHGNLLFRPGGHGALLTNVNELEGDIVFIKNIDNVVPDHLKEETYTYKRAIGGYLISIQGTLFEYLRQLDKESATTQQLDDMLEWAQSTLHCSHPTPWKEWDRLQRTHHLRRFFHRPIRVCGMVKNTGDPGGGPFWVQHQDGTTSLQIVESSQVDPRSTEQQRIFASSTHFNPVDMVCGARDYQGKPFDLTQYIDPNAGFISQKSYEGRELKALELPGLWNGGMAKWHTIFVEVPRHTFNPVKTVFDLLLPAHQPE
- a CDS encoding LPP20 family lipoprotein, yielding MKVPVRTQWNYFAGGVCLVVALLLSGCGGAPDWVKEGSGVLNKDDSKSIYGVGTVEKVPMESVAWEIAENRARAEVAKSFETYTAYLMRDYVATTAATESPGMSAEQDVQRAIKTFTAVTLNGVRQIERYKDEEKDMYYVLAKLSFKDMQEALNQAKELDKEVKNFVKKNGERIFDRLEQEEAKRQASVSEQ
- a CDS encoding HEAT repeat domain-containing protein, translating into MNKKLLQSMSLCLLVTAVVWGITSREGMVYAAASEMNIEVIQDHLTMHVHDALLVEVVERVTQILLLTSHVDPDLEKMLVTLTLKDVPFREGLAKLLANTNYVLTDRDLYVWARGESPKSGQWRERKQETPPQELEEQPEISGEDLRYQALHGKDPEARATALELLSNENEEIAISTLADALNDQSPEVRELALELLGETEGPLPIDQIAKMVTDDPNPERRMEAIVVLASRDEEAAKTILQNALHDSDPEVVELAKSILQEVDSNAEDEDLR